Proteins encoded by one window of Choloepus didactylus isolate mChoDid1 chromosome 24 unlocalized genomic scaffold, mChoDid1.pri SUPER_24_unloc1, whole genome shotgun sequence:
- the ZC3H12B gene encoding probable ribonuclease ZC3H12B, whose protein sequence is MCKDPMTRSDPEQMNLKRSGNNSYQPGYAQLKKREMLSKSHRQLCRSPCLDHPSFSGSSILQDGKLDLEKEYQAKMDFALKLGYAEEQIRSVLNKLGPESLINDVLAELVRLGNKGDLEGQVNLSLLVPRGPISRETANAELSLEDEIDSSDNLRPIVIDGSNVAMSHGNKEGFSCRGIQLAVDWFLDKGHKDITVFVPAWRKEQSRPDAPITDQDILRKLEKEKILVFTPSRRVQGRRVVCYDDRFIVKLAFDSDGIIVSNDNYRDLQVEKPEWKKFIDERLLMYSFVNDKFMPPDDPLGRHGPSLENFLRKRPVVPEHKKQPCPYGKKCTYGHKCKYYHPERANQPQRSVADELRISAKLSTVKTMSEGTLAKCGIGMSGAKGEITSEVKRVAPKRQSDPSIRSVAVEPKEWLPIARKPEASSVPSLVTALSVPTIPLPKSHAVGALNTRSASSPVPGSSHFLHQKASLEHMASMQYPPILVTNSHGTPISYSEQYAKVESLGDHGYYSMLGDFSKLNINNMHNREYYMAETERGIYTRNPNLCPDSHMSHTRNDNYSSYNNLYLAVADAHPEGSLKLHRSASQNRLQPFPHGYHEALTRVQSYGQEDSKQGPHKQSVPHLALHAQHPATGSCSSCPGDYPMPPNIHPGATPQPGRALVMTRMDSISDSRLYESNPTRQRRPPLCREQHASWDPLPCATDSYGYHSYPLNNSLMQPCYEPVMVRSVPEKMEQLWRNPWVGMCNDSREHMIPEHQYQTYKNLCNIFPSNIVLAVMEKNPHTADAQQLAALIVAKLRAAR, encoded by the exons AGTGACCCTGAACAGATGAACCTTAAGAGGAGTGGCAACAACAGCTACCAACCTGGATATGCTCAGTTGAAGAAAAGAGAGATGCTCTCTAAGTCACACCGCCAGCTCTGTCGATCTCCCTGCCTGGATCATCCAAGTTTCTCTGGAAGCAGCATTCTACAGGATGGGAAGCTTGACCTGGAGAAGGAATATCAAGCCAAGATGGACTTTGCTCTAAAGCTGGGCTATGCAGAGGAACAGATTAGATCAGTGCTGAACAAGCTAGGCCCAGAATCACTTATTAATGATGTATTGGCAGAGCTTGTCAGACTTGGAAACAAAGGTGATTTGGAAGGACAGGTCAACTTGAGTCTGTTAGTACCTCGTGGGCCCATTTCCAGAGAGACTGCAAACGCTGAGCTGTCTCTTGAAGATGAAATAGACAGCAGTGATAATTTGAGGCCAATTGTCATTGATGGAAGTAATGTGGCAATGAG CCATGGGAATAAAGAAGGATTCTCCTGCAGAGGAATACAACTTGCTGTGGATTGGTTTCTCGATAAAGGCCATAAAGATATTACTGTATTTGTGCCTGCATGGAGAAAGGAGCAATCCCGCCCTGATGCACCAATTACAG ATCAAGATATCCTGCGTAAACTGGAGAAGGAAAAGATTCTCGTCTTCACTCCATCCCGAAGGGTCCAGGGCAGGAGAGTTGTCTGCTATGATGACCGGTTCATAGTCAAACTAGCGTTTGATTCCGATGGTATCATTGTGTCCAATGATAACTACCGAGACCTTCAAGTCGAAAAGCCAGAATGGAAGAAGTTTATAGATGAACGGTTGCTGATGTATTCTTTTGTAAATGACAA ATTTATGCCTCCAGATGATCCTTTAGGACGCCATGGCCCAAGCCTTGAAAATTTCTTAAGAAAGAGACCTGTTGTTCCTGAACATAAGAAGCAACCATGCCCTTATG GCAAAAAATGCACCTACGGCCACAAGTGCAAATACTACCATCCAGAGCGGGCCAACCAGCCCCAGCGTTCGGTGGCTGATGAGCTCCGTATCAGTGCCAAACTGTCCACAGTGAAAACCATGAGTGAAGGCACCCTGGCCAAGTGTGGCATAGGGATGTCTGGTGCCAAAGGTGAGATAACCTCAGAAGTCAAACGTGTGGCTCCAAAGCGCCAGTCAGATCCCAGCATCCGGTCTGTGGCTGTGGAGCCTAAGGAATGGCTGCCCATTGCCCGTAAACCTGAGGCCAGTTCTGTCCCCTCACTTGTGACTGCCCTGAGTGTCCCTACAATCCCACTCCCCAAAAGTCATGCAGTGGGTGCACTCAACACCCGTTCGGCCAGCAGCCCAGTACCGGGTTCTTCCCATTTTCTCCACCAGAAGGCCTCCTTGGAGCACATGGCCAGCATGCAGTACCCTCCTATCCTGGTTACCAACAGCCATGGGACCCCTATTAGCTATTCTGAGCAATACGCAAAGGTTGAGTCATTGGGGGACCATGGCTACTACTCAATGTTAGGTGATTTCTCCAAACTGAACATCAACAACATGCATAATCGAGAGTATTATATGGCTGAAACAGAACGAGGGATATACACCCGGAATCCCAACCTCTGTCCTGACAGCCATATGAGCCATACCAGGAATGACAACTATTCCTCTTACAACAACCTGTACTTGGCTGTAGCAGATGCCCATCCCGAAGGCAGTTTGAAGCTGCATCGCTCAGCATCCCAGAACCGTCTACAGCCTTTTCCTCATGGTTACCATGAAGCCTTAACACGAGTGCAGAGCTATGGCCAAGAGGATTCTAAGCAAGGCCCCCACAAGCAGTCAGTTCCCCACTTAGCTCTGCATGCCCAGCACCCAGCAACTGGATCATGCTCCAGCTGTCCAGGAGACTACCCCATGCCCCCCAATATCCATCCTGGGGCAACTCCCCAACCAGGCCGTGCACTGGTGATGACTCGGATGGACAGCATTTCTGACTCCCGCCTCTATGAAAGCAACCCCACGAGGCAAAGACGACCTCCCTTGTGCCGGGAACAGCATGCCAGCTGGGACCCACTGCCCTGTGCAACTGACTCCTATGGCTACCACTCTTATCCCTTGAATAACAGCCTCATGCAGCCATGCTATGAGCCAGTCATGGTCCGGAGTGTGCCTGAAAAGATGGAGCAGCTTTGGAGGAATCCTTGGGTTGGAATGTGCAATGATTCAAGGGAGCATATGATCCCAGAGCACCAGTATCAGACCTACAAGAACCTCTGCAATATCTTCCCTTCAAACATCGTTCTTGCAGTGATGGAGAAGAACCCCCACACAGCGGATGCCCAGCAACTGGCAGCCTTGATTGTTGCTAAGCTTAGGGCTGCACGTTGA